The proteins below are encoded in one region of Apium graveolens cultivar Ventura chromosome 4, ASM990537v1, whole genome shotgun sequence:
- the LOC141719083 gene encoding putative nucleoredoxin 1 yields MSSTVNHRYLFSFLQVSQAGDYFTNKRLYPSEDDEEEIQGPDMKKKISKGDVIDLHDLLFTKNRDYLVRYQNNQQVKAEHLAAKVIAIYFTPIIDIHCMRYYVPLLENLHIKLYPQNGFEVIFVAVKVDADHDHVLHRDYCKGIEEEIFSLRPWTAIPLSDVPSEKSFQKRGFPDISGDIPAVLIVDSAGMVLQCHDAYYILELYGALGYPFSDERINYLQSEDDAIAMQPSLKNLLASSQRDYVISNKGDKLEL; encoded by the exons ATGTCATCAACTGTTAACCATCGTTATCTATTCTCTTTCTTGCAGGTCTCTCAAGCTGGAG ACTATTTTACAAATAAGCGCCTCTACCCATCTGAGGACGATGAAGAGGAGATTCAGGGACCTGACATGAAGAAAAAGATCAGTAAAGGAGATGTGATTGATTTACATGACCTTCTCTTCACTAAAAACAGGGATTACCTTGTCAGATATCAAAACAACCAACAG GTTAAGGCTGAGCATTTGGCAGCTAAGGTTATTGCTATATATTTTACGCCCATTATAGATATTCATTGCATGAGATATTATGTACCGCTGTTGGAGAATCTCCACATTAAGTTATATCCTCAAAATGGTTTCGAGGTCATTTTTGTCGCTGTTAAAGTTGACGCTGATCACGATCATGTTCTTCATAGAGACTATTGCAAAGGTATCGAGGAAGAAATCTTTTCTCTTAGGCCATGGACTGCTATCCCATTATCAGATGTACCTTCTGAGAAAAGTTTTCAAAAAAGAGGCTTTCCTGATATATCAGGTGATATTCCTGCGGTATTAATCGTTGATTCAGCCGGCATGGTTTTGCAATGTCATGATGCCTATTATATTCTTGAGCTTTATGGAGCCCTAGGCTATCCTTTTAGCGATGAAAGAATAAATTATTTGCAATCAGAAGATGATGCAATTGCTATGCAGCCATCTTTGAAGAATCTTCTGGCCTCCTCTCAGCGTGATTATGTTATATCAAACAAAGGAGACAAG CTTGAGCTTTAA